The Mesorhizobium sp. B2-8-5 genome segment GGCCGGTGATGGCGCTTGCCCTGCATCGGCGCGGGCTGCTCGTCCTGCATGCCAGCGCCATTGCCGTCGGCGGCAGGAGCGTGATCTTCATGGGCGACAAGGGCGCCGGCAAGTCGACGACGGCGGGCGCGATGATCCGCGCCGGTCACCGCCTGCTCACCGACGACGTCGTGGCGCTGGATTTGTCCGATCCTGACCGGCCGATGATCCTGCCCGGATTTCCGCAGCTCAAGCTCGCGGCGGACGCGGCCAGCGCCATTCGCCTCGAGCAGGCGGAAGTGCGTCCGCAGGTGCATCCGCAGATCGACAAGGCGCAGCATCGGCTGCATGACGGATTTGCCACCGAGGCGGTGCCGGTATCGCGCATCTATGTGCTCGAACGCGGCGGGCGGGCGGCGATCTCGCCATTGATCGGCGCCGCCGCGTTGCCAGCGATCATCAAATTCTCCTATGTCACGCGGTTCGGCCGGCAGGCGCTGCCCGGCGATCTTGCCGCCGCGCATCTTAGCCAATGCGCGCAGGTCGCCGGCCGGGTCGGCGTCAGCCGCCTCGAAGTGCCGGCCGGACTCGCCCGGATCGACGAAGCGGTCGCCGCGATCGAAACCGACCTGGCGTCCGGAACGAGGTGAGCCAGGGCATGGGCTGGTCCTCGAAGTTTCGCCTGTCGCTTTTCCGGGACATCGCCGGTTTCGGCGCCATGATGGCGCATGTCGGCGGACGGCGCACGGCGACGGCGCTTGCCTTCCTGATCCTGGGCAGTCTCACCGAAGGCATCTCGATCCTTCTGCTCGTTCCGCTGCTGCGCCTGATCGGCAAGCCCGACCAGGACTATGCGGTGCGGGTGCCGGAGGCCTTGCATTGGCTGGTGCCCGGCGGAACGCTGTCGCTCGCGACCGTGCTCTGCCTGCTCGTCGCGCTGGTGGCGCTGCAAGCGACGTTCAACCGCTTCAAGTCGGTCTACATGGCTCGGCTGCTCTACGACTTCGTCAACCGCGTGCGCATGAACCTGTTCGAGAGCGTCGGCAAGGCGCGCTGGGGCGTTTTCACCCGCATCCGCGGCTCCGATCTCGACCATGCGCTGAACGGCGATGTCGACCGAGTGCAGGTGGCCGCCTTCTCGCTGCTGATGCTGACCCAAGCGACGCTGCTTCTCACCGGCTATCTCGTGGTCTCGCTGTTCATCTCGCCGGTGATGACGTCCTTCGCCATTTTCATCGGCCTGGTGCTGCTGGTTGCGCTGCAGCCGTTCAGGGCGCGCGCCAGCGCCTATGGCCGCACCCTGACCGGCAATCGCCAGGATCAGTACCGCACGGTCTCCGAGTTCCTCGGCGGCATCAAGGTCGCCAAGAGCCTGAATGTCGAGGCAAGCTATTTTGCCGAGCTCGGCGCGACGCTGGACAAGATGAAGACCGACAACATCGCCTTCGTCCGCAACAGTTCGCTCGGCACCGCCCTGTTCCAGGTTACGAGCGTGATCGGGCTCAGCCTCTTCATCTATGTCGCGCTGGTCCGTTTCCACCTGTCGCTGGCCGAGATCGTCGTGCTGCTCCTGGTCTTCATGCGGGTCGCGCCGCGCTTCATGGACATGCAGCTCCAGACCCAGCAGGTGCTGATCAACCTGCCGGCCTATGCTTCGATGAAAAGCCTCCAGGCCCGCTTCGATGCCGAGCGCGAGCCGGAAGAAAGCATGGCCGAACAAGGGGCAAGACTGTCTCTCGAGACCGGCCTCAACATCCGCGATGTGGCATTCGCCTATGGCGAGGGCGACGGCAAGCCGGTGGTCAGCGATATCACCTTCGGCCTGCCGGCCGGCAAGGTGACGGCGCTGATCGGCCCTTCCGGTTCCGGCAAGAGCACGATCGCCGACATGCTGCTCGGCCTGCTCGAACCGACCGCGGGACGCATCCTGGCCGACGGCGTGGAGATCACGGCGCAAAATCGCAGGGCCTGGCGCGATCGGGTCGCCTATGTGCCGCAGGACGTGTTCCTGCTGCATGACACGATCGCCGCCAATTTGCGCCTTGCCGCGCCCGCGGCCAGCGACGAAGAACTATGGGCGGCCTTGCGCAACGCCCATGCGGCCGATTTCGTGGAGCGCCTGGCATTGCGGCTGGAGACGGTGGTGGGCGACCGCGGCGTCCGGCTTTCCGGCGGGGAGCGGCAGCGCATCGCCTTGGCGCGGGCGCTGCTGCGCAAGCCTTCGCTGCTCATCCTCGACGAGGCGACGAGCGCGCTCGACTGGCAGAATCAGTCGCTGATCGCCCAATCGATCGAGGCGCTGCGCGGCCAAATGACGATTTTGACCATCGCGCACCGGCCGTCGATGATTGCCTTCGCCGACTGGGTGGTGGCCATCGAGAACGGACGCATCGTCGAGGTCGGACAATATCGGCGGCTGAAGGCAAAGGCCGGCAGCCGCCTTGCCAGGATGCTGTCCGGCGAGCAGGCCGAGCGCGAAGGCGCGTCATCGGTCGAGACGGGACTGGTCCCGGCGCCGGTCGAACGTTCAGTGGAGGCTGCGTCTGGCGCTTAGCTTTTCGCCGTCGGCGACCTTGTTCAGGATCGTGCCGCGGTCAGCCTCGCGGGCCTTGTCGGCCGATGTCGGCGTGGTTCCGCCAATCATGGCAAAGACGAGGAGGAAATAGCCGGCCTGGATGATGACGGCACAGACGACGGCGCGAAGGAGGATGGTACCCGCCGACGCGCCATCGAAATAAGACCAGCCGATGACGATCGCGAGCGCGAAGATCATCCCGACGATGAATTTTGGCAGAGACATGTTCGCCGGCCTCTCAACCGAGACGAGCATGCAGAAGCTGCGACTTACCCACCCGCGTAACTCCCCGTTGCGCCAAAGAGCTTTTTCTGGCTGCCCTATCCGGCCGGTTGCTTCCGACCTTCCTTACCCATGCAGACTATGACAGGAACAATTTGCGACTCTATTAAGGCGGGTCGGCCGGAGCAAGGCCGTGCAGGTATGGTTTCCAACGATTTTACGAGATCGACTCTGCCATGCTGCGTCGCACACTCTGGCTCCGGCAGCTATTCAATTAGCCGCCTGCCGCTTCAGTAAAACTCGCCACTTTGATTAGTATTTTATCTGAATAACTTACCATGGCGAGTGCTTCCGACGGCGCGCAACCGCGTTTCTTCTGCAGCAAAGAATGCACTGTCCAAAAATGGCCTAAAAGGCGGACTACATTTTCCTGGTTCGCTCTCACCTTGTCATAAACGTGCCACAAAGGTGAAAATTTGGGCAGGGCAGGTTTATTATTTAGTCAATTCATGACGTGAGCATTTCAGTCCGATGGGAAATTGTGTGTTGCGCTGCAGCATTTTTTTGATATCTTGTCGTAAACCATCCGTTCAACGTATGGAGCTTCTGCATGAGGGACGTCGCCAAGTCGGCTAATGCGGGTTTTGCGCAGGTCGGCGTTGATTTTCCACCCCCCATCGGCGGTCTGCTCAAACGCAGTTTCGATATCGTCGGTTCCCTGGCCGGGCTGATCCTGCTCAGCCCGCTTTTCCTAATGGTCGCGCTGCTGGTCAAGCTTTCGGACAACGGTCCGATCTTCTATGGCCACAAGCGCATCGGCCGCGGCGGCAGGATTTTCTCCTGCCTCAAATTCCGCACCATGGTGCCGGATGGCGAGCGCGTGCTCGCTGCGTATCTGGCGGCCAATGCCGATGCCAACGCCGAATGGATCGCGACACGCAAACTGAAGAACGATCCACGCGTCACCCGCGTCGGGCAGGTGCTTCGCAAGCTCAGCCTCGATGAACTGCCGCAGATCCTCAACATCCTGCAGGGCGACATGAGCCTTGTCGGCCCGCGCCCGGTCGTGCGCGACGAATTGGAGATCTACGGCAGTGCCGCGGTCTATTACTTGAAGTCGCGTCCGGGCTTGACCGGGTTGTGGCAGGTCAGCGGCCGCAACGACGTGTCCTACGACACGCGCGTCGCCTTCGATCGCCACTATGTCGAGAACTGGTCTTTGTCCGAGGATATTCGCATCATCTTCAAGACCGTTCCTGCCGTGTGGATGTCACGCGGCAGCTATTGACCGACGGGCCTGCTCCGCCAGATTCGGGGCAGGCATCCGGCAGTGATCTCATCGGGTGGATGGGGCCAAAGCGAATCGGAAACGTATTTGACAAAAAACCCCTTCGGACTGTCTTACGCCTGCAGTCTCCTGTCCAAGACGACGGCCCGCTTCGCGGGCGCGTTGCTTGTTGCGGCGTCGCTCGCGATGCCGCAGCTGGCCGCCGCCGGCGATTATCAGCTTGGCCCACAGGACAAGCTCAACATCCGCGTCGCCGAATGGCAGACGGTCGACGGCACGTTCCGCGACTGGTCAGCCCTCAATGGCGAATATTCGGTCGGCCCGAGCGGGACGCTCTCGGTGCCGTTCGTCGGCGACATGCAGGCCGCCGGCAAGACGACGGCGGAAGTCGCTTCGGCGATCGGGCTGGCGTTGCAGCGCAAGCTGGCGCTGCCCGACAAGCCGGAAGCCTCGGTCGAGATGGCGCAGTTCCGGCCGTTCTATATTTCCGGCGAAGTCCAGAACCCCGGCCAGTTTCCCTTCGTGCCCGATCTGACGGTGCTCAAGGCAGTCAGCATCGCCGGCGGCATAAGGCGCAACGCCGATTACGGCCCGCAGCTTGGGAAGGATCTGGTTACCGCCAAGGGCAGCTTCGATATCTATGACGATCAGCGCATCCGCCTGCTCGTCAAACGAGCCAGGATCGATGCCGACCTTGCAGGCAAGACGACTTTCGAGGTGCCTAAGGAAATCGAGGGGGGCGATCCGAAACTGGCGACCATCGTCGCCGACGAAACGGCGATCCTGGTCTCCGACCAGAAATCGCTGAAGCTGAAGCTCGATGCGCTCGACGATTTGAAGGGCGTTCTGCAGTCGGAAATCGAATCGCTGCAAAAGAAGATCGCCAACCAGCAGAAGCAGGTCGATCTGGCCGAGAAGCAGGCCGAAAGCATCGGTCCACTGGCGCAGAAGGGCCTGGTTGCCAATGCGCGCCTGCTTTCCTCGCAGCAGTCGGTCACCGACCTGCAGGGCAAGATCCTGGATTACGAGACGGCCATCCTCACCGCCAAGCAGTCGATCAGCAAGGCCGAGCAGGACGCCATCGATGCCAGGAACTCGCTGAATTCCACCCTTACCGCCAACCGGCAGCAGGCCGAGGCCGACCTGAACGAGGCGACGTTGAAGGCCGGCATGCAGAAGGGCCTGATCGCGCAGGCGTCGGACCCCGCGACGGCGGCCAGCATCACCGGAGATGAGGAGCCGGCCCTGCTCTATTCGCTAGTG includes the following:
- a CDS encoding serine kinase, which encodes MPELEPMAPATPDLDIAIGPVDFPDGASLGAAAFRFEATRQYLSWQAVGTFMISDAKRIDVDPALGIDDPLLAFPLLGPVMALALHRRGLLVLHASAIAVGGRSVIFMGDKGAGKSTTAGAMIRAGHRLLTDDVVALDLSDPDRPMILPGFPQLKLAADAASAIRLEQAEVRPQVHPQIDKAQHRLHDGFATEAVPVSRIYVLERGGRAAISPLIGAAALPAIIKFSYVTRFGRQALPGDLAAAHLSQCAQVAGRVGVSRLEVPAGLARIDEAVAAIETDLASGTR
- a CDS encoding ABC transporter ATP-binding protein produces the protein MGWSSKFRLSLFRDIAGFGAMMAHVGGRRTATALAFLILGSLTEGISILLLVPLLRLIGKPDQDYAVRVPEALHWLVPGGTLSLATVLCLLVALVALQATFNRFKSVYMARLLYDFVNRVRMNLFESVGKARWGVFTRIRGSDLDHALNGDVDRVQVAAFSLLMLTQATLLLTGYLVVSLFISPVMTSFAIFIGLVLLVALQPFRARASAYGRTLTGNRQDQYRTVSEFLGGIKVAKSLNVEASYFAELGATLDKMKTDNIAFVRNSSLGTALFQVTSVIGLSLFIYVALVRFHLSLAEIVVLLLVFMRVAPRFMDMQLQTQQVLINLPAYASMKSLQARFDAEREPEESMAEQGARLSLETGLNIRDVAFAYGEGDGKPVVSDITFGLPAGKVTALIGPSGSGKSTIADMLLGLLEPTAGRILADGVEITAQNRRAWRDRVAYVPQDVFLLHDTIAANLRLAAPAASDEELWAALRNAHAADFVERLALRLETVVGDRGVRLSGGERQRIALARALLRKPSLLILDEATSALDWQNQSLIAQSIEALRGQMTILTIAHRPSMIAFADWVVAIENGRIVEVGQYRRLKAKAGSRLARMLSGEQAEREGASSVETGLVPAPVERSVEAASGA
- a CDS encoding exopolysaccharide production repressor exox, with protein sequence MSLPKFIVGMIFALAIVIGWSYFDGASAGTILLRAVVCAVIIQAGYFLLVFAMIGGTTPTSADKAREADRGTILNKVADGEKLSARRSLH
- a CDS encoding sugar transferase, whose protein sequence is MRDVAKSANAGFAQVGVDFPPPIGGLLKRSFDIVGSLAGLILLSPLFLMVALLVKLSDNGPIFYGHKRIGRGGRIFSCLKFRTMVPDGERVLAAYLAANADANAEWIATRKLKNDPRVTRVGQVLRKLSLDELPQILNILQGDMSLVGPRPVVRDELEIYGSAAVYYLKSRPGLTGLWQVSGRNDVSYDTRVAFDRHYVENWSLSEDIRIIFKTVPAVWMSRGSY
- a CDS encoding polysaccharide biosynthesis/export family protein; translation: MPQLAAAGDYQLGPQDKLNIRVAEWQTVDGTFRDWSALNGEYSVGPSGTLSVPFVGDMQAAGKTTAEVASAIGLALQRKLALPDKPEASVEMAQFRPFYISGEVQNPGQFPFVPDLTVLKAVSIAGGIRRNADYGPQLGKDLVTAKGSFDIYDDQRIRLLVKRARIDADLAGKTTFEVPKEIEGGDPKLATIVADETAILVSDQKSLKLKLDALDDLKGVLQSEIESLQKKIANQQKQVDLAEKQAESIGPLAQKGLVANARLLSSQQSVTDLQGKILDYETAILTAKQSISKAEQDAIDARNSLNSTLTANRQQAEADLNEATLKAGMQKGLIAQASDPATAASITGDEEPALLYSLVRVADGKTSEIEAKEDTPVLPGDVIKVKLAPTASQ